The following are from one region of the Verrucomicrobiaceae bacterium genome:
- the zwf gene encoding glucose-6-phosphate dehydrogenase: protein MPDLENPFQETLLSRHRAEPCTVVIFGATGDLTNRKLIPAFYNIAACGDLPPQFKVIGFARREKTDPVFREELKAGNRKNSRQGHNDELWASFEQCIHYHRSEFEDPAGYVQLKLLLDQFDAERGEPANRLFYLASAPEAFKPILEMLRAAGLNEGVGGKWARVVCEKPFGKDLASARALNEAVSHTFEEKDTYRIDHYLGKETAQNIMVLRFANSLFEPNWNSRYIDHVQITCAENLGMEGGRGGYYDTAGALRDMVQNHLFQLLTLVAMEPPTDLSADSVRDEKVKVIRALRPLVGPQAVGANVIRAQYTAGSVDGSARVGYREEDRVNPQSNTEAYVALRLYVDTWRWQGVPFYIRVGKQLPKKATEISIHFKKPPQVPFPTASLLKNSENTLVIRIQPDEGIALRILCKQPGQALNMQQVKMDFRYSSSFGKASPEAYERLLLDAMAGDATLFARRDEVENAWKFIDEIEHAWHQSATPPTMCEYPAGSWGPKEADDLLRQDGREWRLL, encoded by the coding sequence ATGCCCGATCTGGAGAATCCCTTTCAAGAAACGCTGCTCTCACGCCACCGTGCAGAGCCCTGCACCGTCGTCATCTTTGGTGCCACTGGTGACCTCACCAACCGCAAGCTCATCCCCGCTTTCTACAACATCGCCGCCTGCGGCGACCTACCACCGCAATTCAAAGTCATCGGCTTTGCACGTCGTGAGAAGACCGATCCAGTCTTCCGTGAGGAATTGAAGGCTGGGAACCGCAAGAATAGCCGCCAGGGCCACAACGACGAGCTATGGGCAAGCTTCGAGCAGTGCATCCACTACCACCGCAGTGAGTTCGAAGACCCTGCTGGCTACGTGCAACTGAAGCTCCTCCTCGATCAATTCGATGCCGAGCGCGGCGAGCCCGCGAACCGCCTCTTTTACCTCGCCTCCGCGCCAGAGGCCTTCAAACCCATCCTAGAAATGCTCCGCGCCGCAGGTCTCAATGAAGGTGTCGGCGGCAAATGGGCCCGCGTCGTCTGCGAAAAGCCCTTTGGCAAAGACCTCGCCAGCGCCCGTGCTCTCAATGAGGCCGTGTCCCACACCTTTGAAGAAAAGGACACCTACCGCATCGACCACTACCTCGGCAAAGAAACGGCGCAGAACATCATGGTCCTGCGCTTTGCGAATTCCCTCTTCGAGCCGAACTGGAACAGCCGCTACATCGACCACGTCCAGATCACCTGCGCAGAGAATCTCGGCATGGAAGGCGGCCGCGGCGGTTACTACGACACCGCGGGTGCCCTGCGTGACATGGTGCAAAACCACCTCTTCCAGCTCCTCACCCTCGTGGCCATGGAGCCGCCCACCGATCTCAGCGCTGACAGCGTCCGCGATGAAAAAGTGAAGGTCATCCGTGCCCTGCGGCCACTCGTCGGCCCCCAGGCAGTCGGTGCGAATGTCATCCGTGCTCAGTACACCGCTGGCAGCGTCGATGGTAGCGCCCGTGTAGGCTACCGTGAGGAAGACCGCGTGAATCCGCAGTCCAACACGGAAGCCTACGTCGCCCTACGCCTCTATGTGGACACCTGGCGCTGGCAGGGCGTGCCCTTCTACATCCGTGTCGGCAAGCAGCTCCCGAAAAAAGCCACCGAGATCAGCATCCACTTCAAAAAGCCGCCGCAAGTCCCCTTCCCCACCGCTAGCCTGCTAAAAAACAGCGAAAACACCCTCGTCATCCGCATCCAGCCGGATGAAGGCATCGCCCTGCGCATCCTCTGCAAGCAACCCGGCCAGGCCCTCAACATGCAGCAGGTGAAGATGGACTTCCGCTACTCCTCCAGCTTCGGCAAAGCCAGCCCTGAGGCCTACGAGCGCCTCCTGCTCGATGCCATGGCCGGCGACGCCACCCTCTTTGCCCGCCGTGACGAAGTCGAGAACGCCTGGAAATTCATCGACGAAATCGAGCACGCCTGGCACCAATCCGCCACGCCACCAACCATGTGCGAATACCCCGCCGGTAGCTGGGGCCCCAAAGAAGCCGATGACCTCCTCCGCCAAGACGGCCGCGAGTGGCGCCTGCTTTGA
- a CDS encoding sigma-70 family RNA polymerase sigma factor yields the protein MIKPESEELPVDDIVPEEVKKEKGLWEKTRKSLIERLNNWEDQRTWNEFYQTYWRLIYSVASKAGLTREESFDVIQETIIAIARQVQKGQYDPRAGSFKAWLLQMTRWRILDVFRARKRQPSLADQGRADSEDTSGLIIERLTNEKDNMLESIWDREWRDNITAAALERVKAKVSPRQFQIFDCYVMKGWGVKKTAEALGINAAQVYLAKHRVGALVKKEVQALEHTML from the coding sequence ATGATCAAACCGGAGTCAGAAGAGCTCCCCGTGGACGACATCGTCCCCGAGGAAGTCAAAAAAGAAAAAGGCTTGTGGGAAAAAACCCGCAAAAGCCTGATCGAGCGTTTGAATAACTGGGAGGACCAGCGGACTTGGAATGAGTTTTACCAAACCTATTGGAGGCTGATCTATTCCGTCGCATCCAAAGCCGGTCTGACACGCGAGGAGAGCTTTGATGTCATCCAAGAGACGATCATCGCCATCGCCCGGCAGGTGCAAAAAGGCCAGTATGACCCGCGAGCAGGCTCCTTTAAGGCTTGGCTGCTGCAAATGACGCGTTGGCGCATTCTGGATGTGTTCCGTGCCCGCAAGCGTCAGCCCTCTCTGGCTGATCAAGGCCGCGCTGATAGTGAAGACACCTCTGGCCTGATCATCGAGCGGCTGACCAATGAGAAGGACAACATGCTGGAGAGCATCTGGGACCGCGAATGGCGTGATAACATCACTGCGGCCGCTCTGGAGCGTGTGAAGGCAAAAGTTTCGCCGCGTCAGTTCCAGATCTTCGATTGCTACGTCATGAAGGGCTGGGGCGTGAAAAAGACGGCGGAGGCTCTGGGCATCAATGCGGCTCAGGTTTATCTAGCGAAGCATCGTGTGGGTGCCCTGGTGAAGAAGGAAGTGCAGGCGCTAGAGCATACGATGCTGTGA